A genomic window from Ananas comosus cultivar F153 linkage group 22, ASM154086v1, whole genome shotgun sequence includes:
- the LOC109727134 gene encoding pentatricopeptide repeat-containing protein At5g14770, mitochondrial: MDQVPVSKSHLYASFFVSLAHAYLACARPSAAAAALRRMRALGLAPPLRSLNLLLHRLNSLGFASQVPSLYSHLLPPHQKGDLFTHNALIHAFCKMGMLQDALNLLRTVEADTVSYNLVIWGFCVRELPESAVGLLSEMVKKGVGFDVVSGNTLVAGLCRKGLVEKAEALLSMLARGGVGADVVGFNSLIDGYCKIGAMSRASELVERMKTEGINPDLISYNTLINGLCRIGEFGSASSVMDEMKKDAESNVVTYTTFIGEYCRREGLEEAFELYEEMVKGGILPDVVTFSALINGLCKSGRFLEAYALFREMETMGVAPNHVTYCNLFDSLSKSGKTRESLALFGRMVARGVVMDLVFYTVLMDGLFKNGKIGEAKDTFQLILSSNIIPNLIAFSVLIDGHCKVGDMNSVELVLLEMEERSISPNVITYSSIINGYLKKGLLSKAVDFFREMRERNITPSIVTYGTLIDGFFKMQKPEAALDLYQDMLSEGLEVNNFVLDALVNGLKKNRRMDEAESLFEDMKKKGLTVDCVNYTSLMDGLFKTGNTPAALKAAQELMEKNLVPDVVFYNVFINCLCLLGKYEEARSFFVEMKKMGLTPDNATYNTVIAAHCREGKVEKGLELFNEMKGNNVMPNLITYNSLIASLFEAGNVQNAMLLLHEMADSGLSPNPSSYRKVMQACSKSGKPELILQVHELMMRMGLHADSIVYNTLVHILCTHGMTRKATWVLEEMIGKGILADTITFNSLILGHCKSGHIEKAFATYSQMLNGGVSPNIATYNTLLGGLSSFGKIGEAEKVLDEMHNRGFTPDNVTYDILITGHGKQGNKRECVRLYCEMVSKGFVPKLSTYNVLISDFAKVGMMNQAKELFNEMQKRGVSPNSSTYDILISGWSKLPNGVEVRRLLKEMNERGFTPSESTLKFICSAFSRPGKKWRAQRVLKNLYKV; encoded by the exons ATGGATCAAG TACCCGTCTCCAAATCCCACCTCTACGCCTCCTTCTTCGTCTCCCTCGCGCACGCTTACCTCGCCTGCGCccgcccctccgccgccgccgccgcgctccgccgCATGCGCGCCCTCGGCCTCGCCCCTCCCCTCCGCTCCCTCAACCTCCTCCTCCACAGGCTCAACTCCCTCGGCTTCGCCTCACAGGTACCCTCCCTCTACTCCCACCTCCTCCCCCCCCACCAAAAGGGGGATCTCTTCACCCACAATGCGCTGATCCACGCTTTTTGCAAAATGGGTATGTTGCAAGACGCTTTGAATCTTCTTAGAACCGTCGAAGCCGACACCGTGAGCTATAATTTGGTCATTTGGGGGTTCTGCGTGCGAGAATTGCCAGAATCGGCCGTCGGGTTGTTGTCGGAGATGGTGAAGAAGGGTGTTGGATTTGATGTCGTTAGCGGCAACACTTTGGTTGCCGGGTTGTGCCGAAAAGGGCTGGTGGAGAAAGCCGAGGCCTTGCTCAGTATGTTGGCGCGCGGAGGGGTCGGCGCGGACGTAGTCGGGTTTAATTCGCTGATCGATGGTTATTGTAAGATCGGTGCGATGAGTAGGGCGAGTGAATTGGTGGAGAGGATGAAGACAGAAGGCATCAATCCGGATTTGATTAGCTATAACACTTTGATCAATGGGCTTTGTAGAATTGGGGAATTTGGGTCGGCGAGTAGTGTGATGGATGAAATGAAAAAGGATGCGGAGTCGAATGTTGTGACTTACACTACTTTTATCGGTGAATATTGCAGGAGGGAGGGGCTCGAAGAAGCTTTCGAGTTGTACGAGGAGATGGTTAAAGGCGGGATCTTGCCGGATGTGGTTACTTTTAGTGCTCTCATTAATGGCCTTTGCAAGAGTGGTAGATTTTTAGAAGCTTATGCTCTTTTTAGGGAGATGGAGACTATGGGTGTTGCTCCTAATCACGTAACTTATTGCAATCTTTTTGATTCGTTGTCTAAGTCAGGGAAAACTAGGGAATCGTTGGCTCTTTTTGGTCGAATGGTCGCTAGAGGTGTTGTTATGGATTTGGTTTTCTATACGGTTTTAATGGATGGACTTTTCAAAAATGGAAAGATTGGCGAAGCAAAAGATACGTTTCAACTGATTTTGTCATCTAATATCATTCCGAATCTTATTGCTTTTTCGGTTTTGATTGACGGGCACTGCAAAGTCGGAGATATGAATAGCGTAGAATTGGTATTGTTGGAAATGGAGGAGAGATCTATTAGTCCGAATGTTATCACCTACTCTTCCATCATCAACGGGTATTTGAAAAAAGGATTGCTTTCCAAGGCTGTTGATTTTTTTAGGGAGATGAGGGAAAGAAACATAACTCCCAGCATTGTAACTTATGGAACCCTTATTGACGGCTTCTTTAAGATGCAAAAGCCGGAAGCGGCTCTTGACTTGTATCAGGATATGCTATCAGAAGGTCTAGAAGTTAATAATTTTGTGCTTGATGCACTGGTGAACGGCTTAAAGAAGAACCGGAGGATGGATGAGGCCGAAAGCTTGTTTgaggatatgaagaagaagGGTCTAACGGTTGATTGTGTCAATTACACGTCTCTCATGGACGGGCTTTTCAAAACGGGGAACACGCCTGCTGCTTTGAAAGCCGCTCAGGAGTTGATGGAGAAAAATCTCGTGCCTGATGTTGTCTTCTACAACGTCTTTATAAATTGTCTTTGCTTGCTTGGAAAGTATGAAGAAGCAAGATCTTTCTTTGTAGAGATGAAAAAGATGGGCTTAACTCCTGATAATGCGACATATAACACTGTTATCGCAGCACATTGCAGAGAGGGAAAGGTGGAGAAGGGTCTAGAACTTTTTAATGAGATGAAGGGTAACAATGTAATGCCCAATCTAATCACTTACAATTCCTTAATTGCAAGCCTCTTTGAGGCAGGGAATGTACAAAACGCAATGCTTTTGTTGCATGAAATGGCCGATTCGGGGTTATCGCCTAACCCTTCTTCCTATAGAAAAGTGATGCAAGCTTGTTCTAAGAGCGGGAAGCCAGAATTGATTTTGCAAGTTCACGAGTTAATGATGAGAATGGGACTTCATGCTGATTCAATTGTCTACAACACTCTCGTTCATATTTTGTGTACACATGGGATGACACGAAAAGCTACTTGGGTTTTAGAGGAAATGATAGGAAAGGGAATTTTAGCCGATACAATTACCTTTAACTCTCTTATACTCGGACATTGCAAGAGTGGCCATATAGAAAAAGCATTTGCTACTTACTCTCAGATGTTAAATGGAGGCGTGTCACCAAATATAGCGACTTATAATACTCTACTAGGTGGCCTTTCATCTTTTGGAAAGATAGGAGAAGCAGAAAAAGTACTTGATGAAATGCATAATAGAGGATTTACTCCTGATAATGTTACTTACGATATTTTAATTACAGGTCATGGAAAACAAGGCAACAAAAGGGAATGTGTAAGGCTATACTGCGAGATGGTAAGCAAAGGGTTTGTTCCTAAACTTAGCACATATAATGTGCTTATAAGTGATTTTGCTAAGGTGGGAATGATGAACCAAGCTAAAGAATTGTTCAATGAGATGCAAAAGAGAGGCGTATCGCCTAACTCTTCCACATACGATATCCTTATAAGCGGATGGTCGAAGCTTCCAAATGGGGTTGAGGTAAGAAGACTGCTTAAGGAGATGAATGAAAGGGGATTTACTCCTTCGGAAAGTACTCTAAAGTTTATCTGTAGTGCATTTTCAAGACCAGGAAAGAAGTGGAGAGCTCAGAGGGTACTTAAAAACTTATATAAAGTATGA